CAGGGTCATTTCGTACGCGACCAGACCGACGTCGGAATCCGCGTCCGCGAGGACGGCCAGACAGCTGCCGTCGCCCGCGGCCGTGACGAACAGGAAGGCGTCGTCGAGCTCGACCACGGTCTGGCGGACCCGGCCCGCCTCGAAGTGCCGGCCGACCCCCTTCGCGAGGCTGTGGAACCCGGAGGCGACGGCGGCGAGGTGCTCGCTGTCCTCTCTGGTCAGATCCTTCGACACGCCGGTCGGCAGGCCGTCTCCGGAGAGCACGAGTGCCTTGCGGATGCTGGCGACGCGCTGCACCAGGTCGTCGAGGAGCCAGTTCAGCTCACCCCGCCCCCCGGTCGTGGTGGTGCGTGCGTCGGCGTTCGGTGCGGTCATCGACCGTCCCCCTCGGGTGTCGTTCCTGGTGCTGTGCCGTCCGTGGCGTCGTCGCCCGCGGCGTTCTCGTCGCGGCCGCGCTGCCAGCCACGCTGGAGCGACGCCATGCGGCTGCGTACCTCTTCGGCGTCCCGCTCCTCCGGCCGGGTCTCGGCGCGTGGGGAGCGGCGGTCGGGTCCGTCCTTCAACTGCGGGGCCAGGCTGGCCTGCCGGACGCGGCGGGGCAGCCCGCCGACGGTGGTCGTGGTGGTCCGTTCCCGGCCGGTGTCCTGGGCCGCGGCGCGGCGGCCCCGCGGCGGGAGCTCGGTCGGCATGTCGTCGACGGCCGTGACGTCGCGGTGCGGAGGTGACAGGTCGGGCCAGGAGGGCTGCTGCTGCGGGCGTTGCGGGGACGGGATCTCGTCCTCGGCGGCCGGGGCCAACGGCCTGCTCTGCGTGGACCTGTCGTCCTGGAAGCGGCTGTCCGTCTGGAACCGGCTGTCCTCGGGGAAACGGCTGTCTTCGGAGAAGCGCCCGTCCTGGGCCCTGCCTCCGGAGAAGCGGCTTTCCTGCGGCGACCTGTCGTCGGGGAAACGGCTGTCCTGGGGCTTGGCGTGCGTCACCGGGCGGCCGTTGGAGCGGACCAGCTTCGGGGTCCTGCGGCGCGGCAGCGGTACGGGCCCTCCGGAGTGG
The sequence above is a segment of the Streptomyces sp. Je 1-369 genome. Coding sequences within it:
- a CDS encoding roadblock/LC7 domain-containing protein gives rise to the protein MTAPNADARTTTTGGRGELNWLLDDLVQRVASIRKALVLSGDGLPTGVSKDLTREDSEHLAAVASGFHSLAKGVGRHFEAGRVRQTVVELDDAFLFVTAAGDGSCLAVLADADSDVGLVAYEMTLLVKRVGVHLGSAPRTDLPAGG